CCTGAATTAATAGAGTTCATGTCAAAGGACATTCCTGAAATGGCACCAACTTTATTAGGCGGATTAATGTGGTTGGACCATAAAAGCAACAGGGAATTTGGAACGGAGTTCAAATCGGCGTCGTTAGAACAGCAAAAGCAAATATGTGATCAAATCTGTTGGCATGACACTGAGGTACCCATTGATGATCAACCTCTAGAAATTCAATTCTTCGCCTTAATGCGCAATCTTACGGTTACAGGCTACTATACCTCAAAAGTGGGTATTGCTGATTTGGGTTATAAAGGTAACATGCCCAATGTTTGGGACGGAGTACCACAAGAAGTTTTGGATAAACATGGTATGGCCTATGACCCGGAATGGATTGCAAAATGTGTAGACCAAAGTAAACGAGGTGTGATAGCAGAATGGGACGAGAAAGGTAATTTACTTACCTGATTTTTTAGAGTGAACGTAATCTCTTAATTTATTTTTGATGAAAAAATTAGTGGTCATATTAGTATTCTCATTTGCTTGTAGTACGGTATACGGGCAAGAAATAGGCTTACAATTATACAGTTTACGTAATCAGTTTAAAACGGACGTCCCCGGAACATTAGACCTTATCCAGTCTTGGGGTATTACCAATATCGAGGGTGGGGATAGTTACGGCGTGCCCTTGGCCAAGTTCAAGACAATGTTGAAGGACAGGAATCTTAAAATGCGCAGCATACAAGGAGCGTATAAAGATTTAAAGAATGATGTTGAAAAGGTAATAAAGAATGCCAAGGACTATGATGTGAAGTACGTGATGTGCGCTTGGATAGATCACGATGGTAATACGTTCGATTTCGGTAATGCTAAAGAAGCTACTACAGTTTTTAATACTGCAGGTAAGCGGTTACAAGAAGAGGGCATTACATTGGTATATCATGCCCATGGTTACGAATTTCGAAATTATGAAGAGGGCTCTTTATTTGACTACATGGCCAAAAATGCGAAATATTTTGGATTTGAAATGGATGTATATTGGGTTCAGCACGGGGGTGCCAACCCAATGGTGCTTTTGAACAAATATCCGGATAAGTTTAAGCTAATGCATTTAAAGGATATGGAGCAAGGTTTGGTTGGTGACGATAGCGGACTATCGGACGATGATACCAATGTAACTTTGGGAAAAGGACAAATTGATATGGATGGTTTAATCCGAAAAGCCAGAGAACTAGGAATTGAGTATATGTTCATTGAAGATGAGTCCTCAAGGGTTGTAGCTCAAGTACCCCAAAGCATAGCCTTCGTTAAGAGTCTAAAGGAATAATGACTTGGCGTTTTATTGCTTGTAAACTCTTACCCAATCTACAATAAGATAGGATTGATCAGGAATTTGAGCGCTGTTCAAGTTCATTCCGTTGAAAAAAGCACCGCCCACGGCCAAATTCAATACCACTTTTTGATTTTTATTGAACATATCATCAATAAAGATATACGTGCTATTGTCAAAGTTTTTGATTTCAACTCCATCCAGAGAAATGACAAGATTGTTTCTAGACCAGACCAGTTCATAAACATGAAATTCAGTGGTAAGATCAGTACCAGCGTCATGGGTATAGGTCGTAAAGGATGAATCAGTAATTGGGGTGTTGGCTTCATTACCGTAAAAGAAATTTGTAACATGCTCATTGGTCCTGTTTCCTCGGAATTCAAGAATATCTATTTCTCCTTGCGTAGGCCATGGATCTCCGTAACTCCAAAAGGCCGGCCACAGACCTGCTCCAGCAGGTAGTTTAATTCTAGCGGCAATGCGCAGTGTTCCTTGGGAAGAGGGATTGTACAAATCT
This genomic window from Maribacter sp. MJ134 contains:
- a CDS encoding gluconate 2-dehydrogenase subunit 3 family protein, with protein sequence MDRRKSIQTLILGAGASALAFHGCKTEDRTPNEEIITSEDTKYFGRTPKELERIEKLKAEQTFNEHEMETIAALSVVILPPKEPHGGPIEAEVPELIEFMSKDIPEMAPTLLGGLMWLDHKSNREFGTEFKSASLEQQKQICDQICWHDTEVPIDDQPLEIQFFALMRNLTVTGYYTSKVGIADLGYKGNMPNVWDGVPQEVLDKHGMAYDPEWIAKCVDQSKRGVIAEWDEKGNLLT
- a CDS encoding sugar phosphate isomerase/epimerase family protein is translated as MKKLVVILVFSFACSTVYGQEIGLQLYSLRNQFKTDVPGTLDLIQSWGITNIEGGDSYGVPLAKFKTMLKDRNLKMRSIQGAYKDLKNDVEKVIKNAKDYDVKYVMCAWIDHDGNTFDFGNAKEATTVFNTAGKRLQEEGITLVYHAHGYEFRNYEEGSLFDYMAKNAKYFGFEMDVYWVQHGGANPMVLLNKYPDKFKLMHLKDMEQGLVGDDSGLSDDDTNVTLGKGQIDMDGLIRKARELGIEYMFIEDESSRVVAQVPQSIAFVKSLKE
- a CDS encoding family 16 glycosylhydrolase, whose protein sequence is MKYICLLATIIVFSCSGNEDTSITIIPENPEPEAQNPPEEEVIKELPEVLDAGFDLTAEDVVGWELVWEDNFNEGLLEWNIWEGGAFNQELQLYQKENLFVEDGYLLIEQSREQASGFVNPFDPSLKSFDFTSGRIETKDLYNPSSQGTLRIAARIKLPAGAGLWPAFWSYGDPWPTQGEIDILEFRGNRTNEHVTNFFYGNEANTPITDSSFTTYTHDAGTDLTTEFHVYELVWSRNNLVISLDGVEIKNFDNSTYIFIDDMFNKNQKVVLNLAVGGAFFNGMNLNSAQIPDQSYLIVDWVRVYKQ